A genomic stretch from Telmatocola sphagniphila includes:
- a CDS encoding PQQ-binding-like beta-propeller repeat protein, which translates to MAHRQFVIAGLYLLFFSPTLFAEDWPQFQGPLLSGVSKEKIVPWTETPKTLWSYLTGAGWSSPVVAGGRVYLFHRVRDVETLTCLDAKAGKEIWSESYPTSYRDSFGFDEGPRSTPVIDLDDKCIVTLGAEGKLTGWELSSGKILWSKELQKLYPAKKIFFGIGTSPILANRKILVNVGSKGASVVAFQPRTGEELWKSGQDEVSYSSPVLARVRNKDSAIFFTRDGLLVLDPRDGKVIASHPWRPRNPNSVSAASPIVKGDQIFLTASYGLGAVLLDLTKADSPSEIWKSDEVLSAHYNTPILFDDHLIGIDGRQEYGAKLACIDWASGKLLWAKSGFGCANLIRVDNLLLALTEKGELVLIEANSKEYLEKGRVKILQTTCRAAAALSSGLYYARDEKQLVCIELMK; encoded by the coding sequence ATGGCACATCGGCAGTTCGTAATCGCCGGACTGTATCTCTTATTTTTCTCTCCAACTCTCTTCGCCGAAGATTGGCCTCAATTTCAGGGGCCGCTCTTATCTGGCGTTTCCAAGGAAAAGATCGTTCCCTGGACTGAAACTCCGAAAACGCTCTGGAGTTACCTCACGGGCGCCGGCTGGAGCAGTCCGGTCGTTGCAGGAGGTCGCGTCTATCTCTTCCATCGAGTGCGGGATGTTGAGACGCTCACTTGCCTTGATGCGAAAGCGGGCAAAGAGATCTGGTCGGAGTCTTATCCGACGAGCTATCGGGATTCTTTTGGCTTTGATGAAGGGCCCCGTTCTACTCCCGTCATTGATTTGGACGACAAATGCATTGTCACTTTGGGAGCTGAGGGCAAACTGACCGGCTGGGAGCTATCTTCGGGCAAGATACTCTGGTCCAAGGAACTTCAGAAGCTCTATCCCGCCAAGAAAATCTTCTTCGGAATCGGCACCTCTCCAATTCTCGCCAATCGCAAAATTCTGGTGAACGTCGGCTCCAAGGGAGCAAGTGTCGTTGCATTTCAGCCCCGAACCGGAGAAGAACTCTGGAAATCGGGACAAGATGAAGTGAGCTACTCCTCACCAGTGTTAGCTCGGGTCCGCAATAAAGACAGCGCGATTTTTTTCACTCGGGACGGCTTACTCGTCCTGGATCCTCGAGACGGTAAGGTTATTGCCTCTCATCCTTGGCGACCGCGAAATCCAAATTCGGTGAGTGCCGCTTCCCCAATAGTCAAAGGGGACCAGATTTTCCTGACGGCGTCCTACGGGTTGGGTGCCGTTTTACTCGATCTCACCAAAGCAGATTCACCGAGTGAGATCTGGAAAAGCGATGAAGTGCTTTCGGCCCATTACAACACGCCGATTCTGTTCGATGACCATCTGATTGGCATTGATGGTCGGCAGGAATACGGGGCGAAACTGGCCTGTATCGATTGGGCCAGCGGTAAGTTATTGTGGGCAAAATCGGGCTTTGGCTGCGCCAACTTGATCCGTGTGGACAACCTGCTTTTGGCTCTGACTGAAAAAGGGGAACTCGTTCTCATTGAAGCGAATTCCAAAGAGTATCTCGAAAAAGGGCGTGTGAAGATTCTGCAAACAACCTGCCGAGCCGCTGCCGCTTTGAGTTCCGGTCTCTACTATGCCCGAGATGAGAAACAACTGGTGTGCATAGAACTCATGAAGTAA
- a CDS encoding ferritin-like domain-containing protein: protein MTDHTEILEGLMNTLDVSHRAAQQYSALSQLCQKLGLNQLGDFQQQSVDGEQILAEKLANRIRNLQTANSSRAPVHSHSIQGILESNLAIERANLRSYQKLLILSRRCEDWETYELMESSVLDSEDQIERLESELDFIDEFGVEVYLHEHSQSLPVL, encoded by the coding sequence ATGACGGACCACACCGAGATACTCGAAGGATTGATGAACACGCTGGATGTTTCGCATCGAGCGGCCCAGCAATACTCTGCGCTCTCGCAACTTTGCCAGAAACTCGGCCTGAATCAACTCGGCGATTTCCAGCAACAGTCGGTCGATGGCGAACAGATCCTTGCAGAAAAACTGGCCAATCGTATTCGCAATCTGCAAACGGCGAATTCCTCGCGGGCGCCGGTACATTCCCATTCCATCCAGGGAATATTAGAATCCAATCTCGCTATCGAACGAGCTAACCTGCGAAGTTATCAGAAACTTCTGATACTCTCCCGCCGCTGTGAGGACTGGGAGACCTACGAACTCATGGAATCGTCCGTACTCGATTCCGAAGATCAAATCGAACGTCTGGAATCCGAACTCGATTTCATCGACGAATTCGGCGTCGAAGTGTATCTGCACGAACACTCCCAATCTCTTCCGGTCCTCTGA
- a CDS encoding GNAT family N-acetyltransferase: protein MIEYRSFRNTDPPGITEVWNSAFSGRGAYPIRNASVFDETIFNKIYFDPQGLIVAVEEGFTLGFVHAGFSTNASQSGLDHKKGVICAVAVKNGFLRLGIGRELIRRAEAYLCANGAETIVAGGMKPNNPFYFGIYGGSDSPGFLLSDTAAEPFFQTNGYKPLQRCIIIHRDLEAPMQLADPRFTFFKRRLEFEVVPRMKAETWWQVCKWGEMEPVECRLVEKDTDTVIARAYYWEMVEFGRKWEAPAVGLLDLEVNEGLRGQGLGKYLLYQVLRHLQEQFFRIVEMQVIDTNVSALHMFEKLGFECVDEGYSYEKVVEPTNPSSSSPTSA, encoded by the coding sequence ATGATTGAGTACCGATCGTTTCGAAACACAGATCCGCCGGGCATTACGGAGGTCTGGAACAGTGCGTTCAGCGGCCGGGGTGCCTACCCTATTCGAAATGCCAGCGTTTTCGACGAAACGATCTTCAACAAAATCTATTTCGATCCGCAGGGTCTGATCGTTGCGGTGGAAGAGGGTTTCACGCTCGGCTTCGTGCATGCCGGGTTCAGTACAAATGCCTCGCAATCGGGCTTGGATCACAAAAAAGGTGTCATTTGTGCGGTAGCCGTGAAAAATGGTTTTCTCCGACTGGGTATCGGACGAGAACTGATCCGAAGAGCTGAAGCCTACCTTTGTGCCAATGGCGCCGAGACGATTGTCGCCGGCGGCATGAAACCGAATAATCCCTTCTATTTCGGCATTTACGGAGGTAGCGATTCCCCGGGTTTCCTGCTCAGCGATACCGCCGCGGAACCTTTCTTTCAGACGAATGGCTACAAACCCCTGCAGCGTTGCATCATCATCCACCGGGACTTGGAAGCTCCGATGCAACTGGCCGATCCGCGCTTTACCTTTTTCAAACGCCGCCTCGAATTCGAGGTCGTGCCCCGCATGAAGGCCGAAACCTGGTGGCAGGTCTGTAAATGGGGGGAAATGGAACCGGTCGAATGCCGACTGGTCGAAAAGGACACGGACACAGTGATCGCGCGGGCCTATTACTGGGAAATGGTGGAATTCGGTCGCAAGTGGGAAGCGCCGGCGGTCGGCTTACTGGATCTGGAGGTGAATGAAGGCTTACGAGGCCAGGGTCTGGGCAAGTACTTGCTTTATCAGGTGTTGCGGCATCTGCAGGAGCAGTTTTTCCGGATCGTCGAAATGCAGGTGATCGACACGAATGTCTCCGCTCTGCATATGTTTGAAAAGCTCGGCTTCGAATGTGTGGACGAAGGGTACAGCTACGAGAAAGTCGTGGAGCCTACGAATCCCAGCTCATCTTCACCCACTTCGGCTTGA
- a CDS encoding PP2C family protein-serine/threonine phosphatase → MPLFDQIEHAGMTDVGIRRSHNQDAFAIQKAPDRARWKKEGHILIVADGMGGHAVGEKASAKAVQDIPLAYLKYVANEGPISAIRKSFQEANHGIYAIGQENPEFRGMGTTASVLVMREEGAWIGHVGDSRIYRVRDGQIEQLTFDHSYVWEMARRMGVSPEELEDVRKNVIIRSLGPDVLVQVDVEGPHPLHEGDTFVICSDGLSNPVLPEEIGAIASNFPPQEAARILIELANLRGGPDNVSAVVVRVGDATSSLVDNPNKNKKSFVKSLKNARDAWGRIVPWPITCLLLGLLFATGFILTMVNNVFGQTIFFTLSLIALISGGVLLFLESRKKKKSDKDDKPRKLNIYREYPATVDEELLAIFKELQDSVFEQVKDRPLDWALYNKLSKSADHFAKEQDLVAAFRDRLRALMLIAKPFNQTRQKEEGFKPKWVKMSWDS, encoded by the coding sequence GTGCCCCTTTTCGATCAGATTGAACATGCTGGTATGACTGATGTGGGGATCCGGAGGAGCCACAATCAGGATGCCTTTGCCATCCAGAAAGCTCCCGACCGCGCGCGTTGGAAAAAGGAAGGCCATATTCTCATAGTGGCCGACGGTATGGGCGGTCATGCGGTCGGCGAGAAAGCCAGTGCTAAAGCGGTCCAGGATATCCCGCTGGCTTATCTGAAGTATGTCGCCAATGAGGGGCCTATCTCCGCTATTCGCAAATCCTTCCAGGAAGCGAATCATGGCATCTACGCAATCGGGCAGGAAAATCCGGAATTCCGGGGCATGGGCACGACGGCCTCGGTTCTGGTGATGCGCGAAGAGGGGGCCTGGATTGGTCATGTCGGCGATAGTCGGATTTATCGCGTTCGCGATGGGCAGATCGAGCAACTCACTTTCGACCATAGCTACGTCTGGGAAATGGCCCGCCGAATGGGGGTCTCGCCCGAAGAACTGGAGGATGTTCGCAAAAACGTGATCATCCGCTCACTCGGGCCTGATGTTCTGGTACAGGTGGATGTCGAAGGACCGCACCCGCTGCACGAAGGGGATACCTTCGTGATTTGCAGCGACGGTCTGAGCAACCCGGTGCTGCCGGAGGAAATCGGAGCGATCGCGTCGAATTTTCCACCCCAGGAAGCGGCCAGAATCCTGATCGAACTGGCCAATCTGCGCGGCGGCCCGGACAACGTCTCCGCAGTCGTCGTCCGTGTCGGCGATGCGACTTCTTCCTTGGTCGACAACCCGAACAAGAATAAAAAATCTTTTGTCAAATCTCTGAAAAATGCTCGCGATGCCTGGGGCCGCATTGTTCCCTGGCCGATTACCTGCCTGCTTTTGGGCCTTCTGTTTGCAACCGGATTTATTCTGACCATGGTCAATAATGTTTTCGGTCAAACGATATTCTTCACATTGTCGCTCATTGCTTTAATCTCCGGCGGTGTACTACTGTTCCTGGAATCGCGAAAGAAAAAAAAATCGGACAAGGACGACAAGCCTCGAAAATTGAACATTTACCGGGAGTACCCCGCCACGGTAGACGAAGAACTGCTTGCAATATTTAAGGAACTCCAGGATTCTGTCTTCGAACAGGTGAAGGATCGACCCCTCGACTGGGCACTTTACAATAAGCTGTCCAAATCTGCGGATCATTTCGCAAAAGAGCAGGATCTCGTAGCGGCTTTTCGCGATCGGCTGCGGGCATTGATGCTGATCGCCAAGCCCTTCAATCAGACCCGGCAGAAAGAAGAAGGTTTCAAGCCGAAGTGGGTGAAGATGAGCTGGGATTCGTAG
- a CDS encoding class I SAM-dependent methyltransferase encodes MRIVNPVYFYHKAVDMRIATVLMLGLIFPSLSLAQDDKKNKEEKSQERYEWRSRHDPNGIGKFYMDREIAHVMGHAAAGWLERKEREEEEQPAKLLKALNIKEGMVVADIGAGSGFYSFRMSKLVGEKGKVLAVDIQQEMLDLIRDKAKGQGVKNIELVLGAEKDPKLTANTVDLILLVDVYHEFEHPYEMTQKMVEALKPGGKLVFVEFRKEDENVPIKLVHKMTQKQVIKEMAEFKELKHESTSDVLPWQHIIFFVKGKK; translated from the coding sequence ATGCGAATCGTAAACCCAGTCTATTTCTATCATAAGGCGGTCGACATGCGAATTGCCACAGTTCTGATGCTTGGCCTGATTTTTCCCTCACTCAGCCTCGCTCAGGACGACAAAAAAAATAAGGAAGAAAAATCCCAGGAACGCTACGAATGGCGTTCCCGGCACGATCCGAACGGCATCGGCAAGTTCTACATGGATCGGGAGATTGCCCACGTAATGGGGCATGCGGCAGCCGGTTGGCTCGAACGTAAAGAACGCGAAGAAGAGGAGCAGCCGGCGAAACTTCTGAAAGCCCTGAACATCAAAGAGGGCATGGTGGTGGCCGATATTGGGGCTGGCAGCGGTTTTTACAGCTTTCGCATGAGCAAGCTGGTCGGTGAAAAAGGCAAAGTGCTGGCGGTCGATATCCAGCAGGAAATGTTGGACTTGATTCGGGATAAAGCGAAAGGGCAGGGAGTCAAAAATATCGAATTGGTGCTGGGAGCAGAAAAAGATCCGAAACTGACGGCCAATACGGTCGATCTCATTTTATTAGTTGATGTTTATCATGAATTCGAGCACCCCTATGAAATGACCCAGAAGATGGTGGAGGCCCTGAAACCGGGTGGGAAACTGGTCTTCGTGGAATTTCGTAAGGAGGACGAAAATGTGCCGATCAAACTCGTTCACAAAATGACGCAGAAGCAGGTGATCAAAGAAATGGCGGAATTTAAGGAATTAAAGCACGAGTCCACATCGGATGTCCTGCCCTGGCAACACATTATCTTTTTTGTAAAGGGGAAGAAGTAG
- a CDS encoding succinate dehydrogenase cytochrome b subunit → MSSAAPTKRDQAPNTLPHGKGLLNWLSPLVSSTVGMKIIVALTGIGLIGFVIGHMIGHLKMFAGQEAYNNYAKFLKDLGPLLWIARGGLLAIFVIHILLTLRLRARAKAARPVNYLYVQTVQASPASRFMMYAGLAILAFVIFHIAHFTLGYLVGAQALDRSTGKYVLANYLDLRDAAGRHDVYSAMISGLSNPILAIIYLAAMGMLFMHLTHGSFSLFQTLGLNTPRTDRFLKIAARLLAIVVTLGYSLVVIAVWSGWLKPAATFLAVSND, encoded by the coding sequence ATGTCGAGCGCTGCACCAACCAAACGCGATCAGGCTCCTAATACTCTCCCGCACGGTAAAGGCTTGCTCAACTGGTTGAGCCCCTTAGTCTCTTCCACGGTGGGCATGAAAATCATCGTGGCCCTGACGGGGATCGGGTTGATCGGCTTCGTCATCGGTCACATGATCGGCCACCTCAAGATGTTCGCCGGGCAGGAAGCGTATAATAATTATGCGAAGTTCCTGAAGGACCTCGGTCCATTACTTTGGATCGCGCGCGGCGGTTTGTTGGCAATCTTCGTAATTCACATATTGCTGACGCTTCGGCTTCGAGCCCGGGCCAAAGCTGCTCGCCCGGTGAATTATTTGTATGTTCAGACGGTTCAGGCGAGCCCGGCGTCCCGCTTCATGATGTACGCCGGCCTGGCTATCCTCGCTTTCGTGATTTTCCACATCGCTCACTTCACGCTGGGCTACCTTGTCGGTGCTCAGGCCCTGGATCGCAGCACCGGCAAATACGTTCTGGCGAATTACCTGGACCTGCGAGACGCCGCAGGACGGCACGACGTTTACTCCGCTATGATTTCCGGGCTTTCCAATCCGATCCTGGCGATTATTTATTTGGCCGCCATGGGCATGCTGTTCATGCACCTGACGCACGGTTCCTTCAGCCTGTTCCAAACCTTGGGGCTGAATACGCCTCGAACCGATCGCTTTTTAAAGATCGCCGCTCGGCTGTTAGCGATCGTGGTGACTCTCGGTTATTCCCTGGTGGTAATCGCGGTCTGGTCGGGCTGGTTGAAACCGGCTGCGACTTTCCTTGCCGTTAGCAACGACTAA
- a CDS encoding fumarate reductase/succinate dehydrogenase flavoprotein subunit — protein MQLESHIPSGPLAGKWTKYKADQKLVNPANKRKYSVIVVGTGLAGGAAAATLAELGYNVDSFCYQDSPRRAHSIAAQGGINAAKNYQNDGDSIYRLFYDTIKGGDYRAREANVHRLAEVSVNIIDQCVAQGVPFAREYGGLLANRSFGGAQVSRTFYCRGQTGQQLLLGAYQALSRQIYNGKVKMHPRTEFLDLVVIDGRARGIVVRDMTTGKIESYSADAVLLATGGYCNTYFLSTNAAGCNVSATYRAYKRGATFANPCYTQIHPTCIPVSGEHQSKLTLMSESLRNDGRVWVPKNASDIGKHPNSISESDRDYYLERIYPSYGNLAPRDIASRQSKKACDDGRGVGPGGRGVYLDFAAAIKRDGLSKIQEKYGNLFDMYERITGESGYKQPMRIYPALHYTMGGLWVDYNLMSNLPGLFVLGEANFSDHGANRLGASALMQGLADGYFIIPYTLSNYFAGVKPEKLSTDHAEFKRCEEEQKQKIQKMLSIKGKKTAIDIHRELGHIMWDNVGMARTKESLNRAIDKIRNLREEFWSSVNVPGTNDDLNQALERAGRVADFLEFGELLAKDALTREESCGGHFREEYQDSEGEAKRDDEHFCHVAAWEYAGPDKEPVRNVEPLNWEVAHPSKRSYK, from the coding sequence ATTCAACTCGAATCCCATATACCATCGGGTCCATTGGCCGGAAAGTGGACCAAGTACAAGGCCGACCAGAAGTTGGTGAACCCCGCCAACAAACGGAAATACTCCGTGATCGTCGTCGGCACCGGTTTGGCGGGCGGGGCGGCGGCGGCAACCTTGGCCGAACTTGGCTACAACGTCGATTCTTTCTGCTACCAGGACAGCCCCCGTCGGGCACATAGCATTGCCGCTCAAGGCGGCATCAACGCAGCCAAGAACTATCAGAACGACGGCGACAGCATTTATCGGCTCTTCTACGACACGATCAAAGGGGGCGATTACCGCGCTCGCGAAGCTAATGTGCATCGCCTGGCCGAAGTGTCGGTGAACATCATCGATCAATGCGTGGCTCAGGGCGTACCTTTCGCACGCGAATACGGCGGCCTACTCGCTAACCGTTCCTTCGGGGGAGCCCAGGTCTCACGAACCTTCTACTGCCGGGGACAGACCGGCCAGCAACTGCTCCTGGGGGCTTATCAGGCTCTTTCGCGCCAGATTTACAACGGCAAAGTCAAGATGCATCCTCGCACGGAGTTTCTCGATCTGGTCGTGATCGACGGCCGGGCTCGCGGAATTGTCGTTCGCGATATGACGACCGGCAAGATTGAAAGCTATAGCGCTGATGCCGTGCTGCTGGCCACTGGTGGTTATTGCAACACCTACTTCCTGTCGACAAACGCCGCTGGTTGCAACGTTTCCGCCACCTACCGGGCCTACAAACGCGGGGCGACCTTTGCCAACCCGTGCTACACACAAATTCACCCGACTTGTATTCCCGTTTCGGGAGAACATCAGTCGAAATTGACTTTGATGAGCGAATCGCTCCGAAACGATGGACGCGTCTGGGTGCCAAAGAACGCCAGTGACATTGGTAAACACCCCAATTCCATTTCCGAAAGCGACCGGGATTATTACCTGGAACGGATTTACCCGAGCTACGGGAACCTTGCCCCGCGCGACATTGCCAGTCGGCAATCCAAGAAAGCTTGCGACGATGGCCGGGGGGTTGGGCCAGGCGGCCGTGGAGTTTATCTTGATTTCGCAGCCGCCATCAAGCGGGATGGGCTCAGCAAGATTCAGGAAAAATATGGCAACTTGTTCGACATGTACGAACGGATTACCGGCGAAAGCGGTTACAAACAGCCGATGCGGATTTATCCCGCCCTGCACTACACCATGGGTGGTCTCTGGGTCGATTACAACCTGATGTCGAACTTGCCCGGCCTGTTCGTACTGGGAGAAGCCAATTTCTCGGATCACGGGGCCAATCGACTTGGAGCTTCGGCGCTGATGCAAGGCCTGGCCGATGGCTACTTCATCATCCCTTACACACTGAGCAATTATTTTGCCGGTGTGAAGCCCGAGAAACTCTCGACCGACCATGCCGAGTTCAAACGCTGTGAAGAAGAACAGAAGCAAAAAATTCAAAAAATGCTCTCGATCAAAGGCAAGAAGACGGCCATCGACATTCATCGCGAACTCGGCCACATCATGTGGGACAACGTGGGTATGGCCCGCACCAAGGAATCGCTCAACCGGGCCATCGACAAGATTCGCAATCTCCGGGAAGAATTCTGGAGCAGCGTAAATGTACCGGGCACCAACGATGACCTGAATCAGGCTTTGGAACGGGCCGGCCGCGTCGCCGACTTCCTCGAATTCGGAGAATTGCTCGCCAAGGATGCCCTGACCCGCGAAGAATCCTGCGGCGGGCACTTCCGCGAAGAATACCAGGATAGTGAAGGCGAAGCGAAACGAGACGATGAGCATTTCTGCCATGTCGCCGCCTGGGAATACGCCGGCCCCGATAAGGAACCGGTTCGCAATGTCGAGCCGTTGAACTGGGAAGTCGCTCATCCCTCCAAACGAAGTTACAAATAA
- a CDS encoding succinate dehydrogenase/fumarate reductase iron-sulfur subunit produces MNLTLHVWRQKDAKSSGKLETYPARNISGDMSFLEMLDVVNEDLIKQNKDPIHFDHDCREGICGSCSMMINGMAHGPERATTACQLHMRKFHDGEHIHIEPWRAKAFPVLRDLIVDRSAFDRIIQAGGYVSVNTGGTPDGNAIPVPKENADTAMDAATCIGCGACAAACKNASAMLFVAAKVTHLSVLPQGSAERRERALRMIQQHDAEGFGHCTNQYECEAACPKEIGVKFIAKLNREYIRAGASSLVRRESGAGDNAG; encoded by the coding sequence ATGAATCTGACTTTACACGTTTGGCGACAGAAGGATGCCAAGAGTTCCGGAAAGCTGGAGACCTATCCCGCCCGGAACATCAGCGGCGATATGTCCTTCCTGGAAATGCTCGATGTCGTCAACGAAGATCTCATCAAGCAGAACAAAGATCCGATCCACTTCGACCACGACTGCCGGGAAGGCATCTGCGGATCGTGCTCGATGATGATCAACGGCATGGCGCATGGACCGGAGCGGGCCACGACCGCCTGCCAGTTGCACATGCGAAAGTTCCACGATGGCGAGCACATCCACATCGAACCCTGGCGAGCCAAGGCGTTCCCGGTCCTGCGTGACCTGATTGTGGACCGCTCCGCCTTCGATCGCATCATCCAGGCCGGAGGTTACGTATCGGTGAACACCGGTGGTACACCGGATGGTAACGCCATCCCGGTACCAAAAGAAAACGCCGATACGGCCATGGATGCCGCGACTTGCATTGGTTGCGGGGCGTGTGCCGCAGCCTGCAAGAATGCATCGGCCATGCTTTTCGTGGCGGCCAAGGTTACGCATCTGTCTGTCTTGCCCCAGGGCTCGGCCGAACGCCGCGAACGGGCATTGAGAATGATCCAGCAGCACGATGCCGAAGGTTTCGGACACTGTACCAATCAGTACGAGTGCGAGGCTGCCTGTCCCAAGGAAATTGGCGTGAAATTCATCGCCAAGCTGAACCGGGAATATATCCGGGCCGGGGCTTCGTCCTTGGTTCGCCGCGAATCGGGCGCGGGTGATAACGCTGGCTAA
- a CDS encoding S10 family peptidase, which yields MRSFLLLLFLAMFVPGSAVWTQEPAKKEDAPAKKETPGKDKEGAVKTRHTVALPGGKQLDYEAIAGLMTLKDDDGKPRADISFTYYRLLGDSASKRPITFTFNGGPGSSSVWLHMGAFGPKKVAMNDAGEPLPPPYKLVENEFTLLDLTDLVFIDPVGTGYSRPATGQTTKAFTGVTEDISSVGDFIYQFTNKYERWSSAKFLAGESYGTTRASGLSGYLQDTHGMNLNGIMLISAILNFQTARFDEGNDLPYILFLPTYTATAWYHKKLNPELQKDLEKTLAEVEKFAENEYTLALMKGAKLSEEDRQKIAQKLGDYTGLSKSFLIRANLRVDQPRFCKELLRSDRLNVGRYDSRLKGIDKDAAGERPDYDPSYASVQGTYTAMFNDYMRNQLNYKSELKYEILTGKVQPWEYGPARNRYLNVAPTLRAAMTANKNLKLFVASGHYDLATPYFATNYTLDHLGLEPEVRKNIRVSYYEAGHMMYAHKASHEKLRKDIEQFYKDALTK from the coding sequence ATGCGCTCGTTCCTTCTTCTGCTATTTCTCGCGATGTTCGTACCGGGATCGGCCGTCTGGACTCAGGAACCGGCGAAAAAAGAGGACGCTCCGGCGAAAAAGGAGACGCCCGGCAAAGACAAAGAAGGAGCAGTTAAGACTCGTCATACCGTAGCACTGCCCGGTGGGAAACAACTGGACTACGAAGCCATTGCTGGCCTGATGACCCTGAAAGATGACGATGGGAAGCCGCGAGCCGATATCTCTTTTACCTACTACCGCCTGCTCGGAGATTCCGCCTCGAAACGGCCGATCACTTTCACATTCAACGGCGGCCCTGGTTCCTCTTCCGTCTGGCTGCATATGGGAGCCTTCGGCCCGAAGAAAGTGGCCATGAACGATGCCGGCGAACCGCTGCCGCCGCCGTATAAACTTGTCGAAAACGAATTCACTTTGCTGGATCTGACCGATCTGGTTTTCATCGACCCTGTGGGCACGGGCTACAGCCGCCCGGCTACCGGTCAAACCACGAAAGCCTTTACCGGAGTCACCGAGGATATCTCTTCGGTCGGAGATTTCATCTATCAGTTCACGAACAAGTACGAGCGCTGGTCATCCGCGAAATTTCTCGCGGGAGAGAGCTACGGCACCACGCGAGCTTCGGGACTGTCGGGTTACCTTCAGGATACCCACGGTATGAATCTGAATGGCATCATGCTCATCTCGGCCATTTTGAACTTTCAGACGGCCCGCTTCGATGAAGGGAACGATCTGCCCTACATTCTTTTCCTGCCGACCTACACGGCCACGGCCTGGTATCACAAAAAATTGAATCCGGAACTGCAGAAAGATCTGGAGAAAACTCTCGCGGAAGTGGAGAAGTTCGCGGAAAATGAGTACACTCTGGCTCTGATGAAAGGGGCCAAGCTTTCGGAGGAAGATCGGCAGAAGATTGCCCAGAAACTCGGCGATTATACGGGGCTCTCGAAATCGTTCCTCATTCGTGCCAATCTTCGAGTCGACCAGCCGCGCTTCTGCAAAGAATTACTCCGTTCGGATCGCCTGAACGTAGGCCGCTACGACAGTCGCTTGAAAGGTATCGATAAAGACGCCGCTGGAGAACGTCCCGATTACGATCCCAGTTACGCATCCGTTCAAGGCACTTACACCGCGATGTTCAACGATTACATGCGAAATCAACTCAACTACAAGAGCGAGCTGAAGTACGAAATTCTCACCGGGAAAGTACAGCCCTGGGAATATGGACCGGCCCGCAACCGCTATCTGAACGTGGCTCCCACCCTTCGGGCGGCGATGACTGCGAACAAGAATTTGAAGTTATTTGTCGCCAGCGGCCATTACGATCTGGCGACGCCCTATTTCGCGACGAATTACACTTTGGATCACCTCGGTCTGGAGCCGGAAGTCCGCAAGAACATTCGCGTCAGTTACTATGAAGCCGGCCACATGATGTACGCTCACAAGGCTTCGCACGAGAAGCTTCGCAAGGACATTGAGCAGTTCTACAAGGATGCACTGACGAAGTGA